One Alphaproteobacteria bacterium genomic window, TCGAGTTCCTGAAGGATCCGCAGAAATTCCAGCGTCTTGGCGGCAAGATTCCGAAAGGCGTGCTGCTGGTCGGCCCGCCGGGAACCGGTAAGACGCTGCTGGCGCGCGCCATCGCCGGCGAAGCGAACGTGCCGTTCTTCACCATTTCCGGTTCGGACTTCGTCGAAATGTTCGTCGGCGTCGGCGCCAGCCGCGTCCGCGACATGTTCGAACAGGGCAAGAAGAATGCGCCCTGTATCATCTTCATCGACGAAATTGACGCCGTGGGCCGGCACCGCGGCGCCGGTCTCGGCGGCGGCAATGATGAACGCGAGCAGACGCTCAATCAGTTGCTGGTGGAAATGGACGGTTTCGAAGCCAATGAAGGCGTGATCCTGATTGCCGCGACCAACCGTCCGGACGTTCTCGACCCGGCGTTGCTGCGTCCGGGTCGTTTCGACCGGCAGGTGGTCGTGCCGAACCCCGATATTCTGGGCCGCGAAAAAATTCTCAAGGTTCACATGCAGAAGGTTCCCCTGGCGCCCGATGTCAATGCGAAGGTAATCGCGCGGGGCACGCCCGGCTTTTCCGGCGCCGACCTCGCGAATCTGGTGAACGAGGCGGCGCTGCTGGCGGCGCGCAAGAACCGCCGCGTCGTTGCGATGCAGGAACTGGAGGAAGCTAAGGACAAGGTCATGATGGGAGCCGAACGCCGGTCCATGGTCATGACCGAGGACGAAAAGAAGATGACGGCATATCACGAGGGCGGCCACGCGCTGGTGATGATGCACGCGCTGGGGCATGAACCGCTGCACAAGGTGACCATCATTCCGCGCGGACGGGCGCTGGGCCTGACGATGTGGCTGCCGGAACGCGATAAATACGCTCATTCGGAGACCGAACTGCATGCCCGTATCGCCAGTTCGTTCGGCGGACGGGTCGCGGAAGAGCTGATCTTCGGCAAGGAAAACATTACGACGGGCGCTTCGCAGGATATCCAGCAGGCGACCGCGATGGCACGCGCCATGATTACGGAATACGGCTTTAGCGAAAAGCTGGGTCCGCTACGGTATTCGGAAAACGAGGAGGAAGTCTTCCTCGGCCATTCCGTGACGCAGCGCAAGAACATTTCCGAGGCGACGCAGCAACTGATCGATGAGGAAACCCGCCGTCTCGTCTATCAGGGCGAAAAGACGGCGCGGGAAATCCTGAGCAAGCATACCGATGAACTGCACATCATCGCCAAAGGCCTGCTGGAATACGAAACCCTGTCCCGGGAGGAAATCGAAATGCTGATCCGTGGCGAGAAAATTTCACGGGGCGGCGACGAAGATCCCGCGCCGCAGAGC contains:
- the ftsH gene encoding ATP-dependent zinc metalloprotease FtsH; translation: MNLFGKNLALWIIIIILMIGLFNLFQGSTQRSAQTSVSYSQFLNEISSGNIADVTIKGRTITGHYRNGSGAFTTYAPDDPRLVETLTSAGVTINAAPSEDNVPSLFSILVSWFPMLLLIGVWIFFMRQMQSGGGKAMGFGKSKARLLTEKSGRVTFEDVAGIDEAKQELEEVVEFLKDPQKFQRLGGKIPKGVLLVGPPGTGKTLLARAIAGEANVPFFTISGSDFVEMFVGVGASRVRDMFEQGKKNAPCIIFIDEIDAVGRHRGAGLGGGNDEREQTLNQLLVEMDGFEANEGVILIAATNRPDVLDPALLRPGRFDRQVVVPNPDILGREKILKVHMQKVPLAPDVNAKVIARGTPGFSGADLANLVNEAALLAARKNRRVVAMQELEEAKDKVMMGAERRSMVMTEDEKKMTAYHEGGHALVMMHALGHEPLHKVTIIPRGRALGLTMWLPERDKYAHSETELHARIASSFGGRVAEELIFGKENITTGASQDIQQATAMARAMITEYGFSEKLGPLRYSENEEEVFLGHSVTQRKNISEATQQLIDEETRRLVYQGEKTAREILSKHTDELHIIAKGLLEYETLSREEIEMLIRGEKISRGGDEDPAPQSGVRTSVPSSGKLGGSVGGIGPEPQPGS